Proteins encoded by one window of Shewanella avicenniae:
- the coaD gene encoding pantetheine-phosphate adenylyltransferase, whose translation MHNIAVYPGTFDPVTNGHTDLIIRAASLFPKLIIAVAANPSKQPKFTLEQRVELLNLVTEQLDNVEVVGFSGLLVDFAKQHQATVLVRGLRAVSDFEYEFQLASMNRRLYPGLESVFLTPSEENSFISSTLIKEVALHGGDVQQFVHPKVMQALQQRFEK comes from the coding sequence ATGCATAATATTGCGGTTTATCCGGGGACATTTGATCCCGTCACCAACGGCCATACAGATCTTATCATTCGTGCCGCATCACTGTTTCCTAAACTAATTATTGCTGTGGCCGCCAATCCATCCAAACAGCCGAAATTCACCTTAGAACAGCGGGTTGAGCTATTAAATTTGGTCACTGAGCAGCTTGATAATGTTGAAGTTGTTGGTTTTAGTGGTCTGTTGGTGGACTTTGCCAAGCAGCATCAAGCCACTGTGCTTGTGCGTGGATTACGTGCTGTGTCTGACTTTGAATATGAGTTTCAGTTAGCCAGTATGAACCGCCGCTTATATCCCGGCTTAGAGAGCGTCTTTTTAACGCCGTCGGAAGAGAACAGCTTTATCTCCTCAACATTGATCAAAGAGGTTGCGCTCCACGGTGGTGATGTGCAGCAGTTTGTGCACCCCAAAGTGATGCAAGCATTGCAGCAACGCTTTGAAAAATAA
- a CDS encoding capsule biosynthesis GfcC family protein yields the protein MKPLLSLVFTLTIGLLTSHSSYAQALRVSVTGEAKLDPAIAFSSDDRIGNVVAATTNSTDAYLTGAAWIRQSAVLHQSARRLLLLSDLPKLKLAEALELSLQQQVQQLKATGRVVFPFDWQLLELKPEQNRHLAPADQFYVPARPTIIQVVGAVKPYSVPFEPGKTVAEYSAELKRLDGADLSYVWVIAPDTSMRKVGIAYWNTELAYLAPGSYLYVPVADGGESLQAFQHSLRQLFSAQLLP from the coding sequence ATGAAGCCGCTGCTTTCACTCGTTTTCACGTTAACAATCGGTTTGCTGACATCGCATTCATCATACGCTCAAGCGCTCAGAGTGTCGGTAACTGGTGAGGCAAAGCTAGATCCCGCAATAGCCTTTTCCAGTGACGATCGAATCGGCAATGTGGTTGCAGCCACAACAAATTCCACAGATGCCTATCTCACGGGGGCTGCATGGATTCGGCAATCGGCAGTATTGCATCAAAGTGCGCGCCGGTTATTACTGCTAAGTGATTTACCTAAATTGAAATTAGCCGAAGCGTTAGAGCTGTCGTTACAACAACAGGTCCAGCAACTCAAGGCTACAGGTCGGGTCGTTTTTCCCTTTGATTGGCAATTGTTGGAGCTTAAGCCGGAGCAGAATCGCCATCTCGCGCCAGCCGATCAGTTTTATGTGCCTGCACGCCCAACAATCATTCAGGTGGTTGGCGCAGTGAAACCTTATTCTGTGCCCTTTGAACCGGGTAAAACCGTGGCGGAATATTCTGCTGAGCTGAAACGCTTAGATGGCGCTGACTTAAGTTATGTGTGGGTGATTGCGCCAGACACCAGCATGCGTAAAGTTGGTATTGCCTACTGGAATACCGAGCTGGCTTATCTCGCGCCAGGCAGTTATCTGTATGTGCCGGTGGCGGATGGTGGTGAGTCGTTGCAAGCCTTCCAACATTCGTTACGCCAACTTTTTTCTGCCCAGTTGCTGCCCTAA
- a CDS encoding alpha/beta fold hydrolase — translation MKPFYLRWLNPMMGLLLVSSAIPLSAHAADDSSSCYVEGLSDRLQCGSVKVAENPNKPNGRKIQIHYVVIPAIKNLAPKEAVLGIAGGPGQSAIQSAAAFERMLSKARQHRDILLIDQRGTGQSNLLSCREQSLSDILKLSDDAFDTLEETRECKANLDADVSQYGSEQALHDFDVVRQHLGYEKLHLYGVSYGTRMAQLYMRHYPQVLKTVTLDGVVPMSQSVLVIGAAIARAQDLVITDCEQDSSCQHTYPKLRQEFDKVQASLSEYPVMEKTHHPVTGNTELLTLTRDKFLGALRLALYSPAVRSLLPFTIHQAYRKNYQPLLGLLAMQVGSLDMAMGMHAAVVCGEDWPRLTAAQRAEAEQSVMGQMMLKSLDESCPIWNIPAADKAFGAPISSDIPTLLLSGEKDPATPPAWADIAMAKLSHARHLISPYATHNVAAQSCAGNLIADFISGDELASIDAECLNKDVRRGFYLNASTVEPLPENKP, via the coding sequence ATGAAGCCGTTTTACTTACGCTGGCTCAATCCTATGATGGGGTTGCTGCTCGTCTCCAGCGCGATTCCCCTCAGTGCCCACGCGGCGGACGACAGCAGTAGCTGCTACGTCGAAGGGTTATCCGACAGACTCCAATGTGGCAGCGTCAAAGTTGCCGAAAACCCCAACAAGCCGAATGGCCGCAAGATTCAGATCCACTATGTGGTGATCCCAGCTATCAAAAACCTTGCGCCCAAAGAAGCGGTACTCGGCATTGCCGGTGGCCCAGGACAGTCGGCGATTCAAAGTGCAGCGGCATTTGAACGCATGCTGAGTAAAGCACGGCAACATCGCGATATTTTATTGATCGATCAACGCGGTACGGGCCAATCCAATCTACTGTCTTGCCGCGAACAATCTCTGAGCGACATTTTGAAGCTGAGCGATGATGCCTTCGATACTCTCGAAGAAACCCGCGAATGCAAAGCCAATTTGGATGCCGATGTCAGCCAATACGGCAGTGAGCAAGCGCTGCATGATTTTGACGTTGTCCGCCAGCATTTAGGCTATGAAAAACTGCATCTCTACGGTGTGTCTTACGGTACGCGCATGGCACAACTCTATATGCGCCACTATCCGCAAGTGCTGAAAACCGTCACCCTCGATGGTGTGGTGCCGATGAGTCAAAGTGTGTTGGTGATTGGCGCGGCGATTGCTCGGGCTCAAGATTTGGTCATTACCGATTGCGAGCAAGACAGTAGCTGCCAGCACACTTACCCCAAACTGCGGCAAGAGTTTGACAAGGTGCAAGCGAGCCTTAGCGAGTATCCGGTGATGGAAAAAACTCATCACCCGGTTACAGGCAATACAGAGCTGCTGACGCTGACCCGCGACAAGTTTCTCGGCGCATTACGCTTAGCGCTTTATTCGCCAGCGGTACGCTCACTGCTGCCGTTTACCATCCATCAGGCATATCGCAAAAACTATCAACCACTGCTGGGGCTATTAGCCATGCAAGTGGGTTCTCTAGATATGGCGATGGGCATGCACGCTGCGGTTGTGTGCGGTGAAGATTGGCCACGCTTGACCGCCGCGCAACGCGCCGAAGCGGAACAAAGCGTGATGGGACAGATGATGCTGAAAAGCCTCGATGAAAGCTGCCCGATTTGGAATATCCCCGCCGCAGATAAAGCATTTGGCGCCCCAATCAGCAGCGATATTCCCACCTTGTTGCTCTCTGGCGAGAAAGATCCCGCGACACCGCCTGCCTGGGCCGACATCGCCATGGCGAAACTGAGCCATGCGCGCCATTTAATTTCACCCTACGCCACCCACAATGTGGCAGCACAATCCTGTGCCGGTAATTTGATTGCCGATTTTATCAGTGGTGATGAGTTAGCGAGCATTGACGCCGAGTGCCTGAACAAAGATGTGCGTCGCGGCTTTTATCTAAACGCTAGCACTGTAGAACCTTTGCCGGAGAATAAACCATGA
- a CDS encoding GntR family transcriptional regulator, with product MLELLHVNPSSGEPIYRQLTEQIIHLIVGGQLPPETVLPSVRQIAAHLAVNPMTVSRAIQQLVDQAWLERRRGQPTRVAQNTPAATASPAALLAPQLNELIANAQQLGLTLAQLEQLLAQQWQQQHQDDK from the coding sequence ATGTTAGAACTCCTGCATGTCAACCCCAGCAGTGGTGAACCGATTTACCGCCAGTTGACCGAGCAAATTATTCACCTCATTGTCGGCGGACAACTGCCGCCCGAGACTGTGTTGCCTTCAGTTCGGCAAATCGCAGCGCATCTGGCGGTCAACCCCATGACAGTGTCTCGTGCCATTCAGCAGCTGGTTGATCAAGCTTGGCTTGAGCGGCGTCGAGGCCAACCCACTCGGGTGGCACAGAATACTCCCGCAGCGACTGCGTCACCGGCAGCACTATTAGCACCGCAACTTAATGAGCTAATCGCGAATGCGCAACAGTTGGGTTTGACACTGGCACAACTCGAGCAACTGCTGGCGCAACAGTGGCAACAGCAGCATCAGGATGATAAGTAA
- a CDS encoding ABC transporter permease, whose translation MISKVLTLLRKELIDASRDKRSVLAGLYYAIGTPLIMCGLFMVLINQLSSPDDLPIKITNAAQAPDLVRYLGQKGINNSDSEKAEKIRLEISPDYAAQMAQGQSAEVIIVADDSEEKLQKSIRRLQRTLQGYSSEMGSLRLLARGIDPRIMQPLKVELHDKATQDSKGGMIMGIAIFTMLYSVFISGMNLAIDTSAGERERNSLGLLLSHPVTTGQLVLSKLFAVTAFAMLGLVLILLISHFAYPMVPWPELGFSITITPAFMATVLVIGLPVAMMAASLQLFVSFMAKTFKEAQSYLTMVMFIPLALAMSASYNIAPDVLRWLPVSGQQGALMEVIKGKTLPLQELLVSSGATLAITLLLALALTRMLRSENVVFGL comes from the coding sequence ATGATCAGCAAAGTACTCACCTTACTCCGCAAGGAACTCATTGACGCCAGCCGCGACAAACGTTCGGTGCTGGCCGGCCTCTACTATGCCATCGGCACGCCATTGATCATGTGTGGCTTGTTTATGGTGCTTATCAATCAACTCTCAAGCCCGGATGATTTGCCGATCAAAATCACCAATGCTGCACAAGCCCCCGATTTAGTGCGTTATCTAGGGCAGAAAGGAATTAACAACAGCGACAGCGAAAAAGCAGAGAAAATTCGACTCGAAATCAGCCCCGATTATGCAGCGCAGATGGCTCAAGGCCAAAGTGCTGAAGTGATTATTGTGGCTGACGACTCGGAAGAGAAACTGCAGAAATCGATTCGTCGCTTGCAACGGACTTTGCAAGGTTACTCTTCGGAAATGGGTAGCCTGCGCTTACTGGCGCGCGGGATTGACCCTCGCATCATGCAGCCGCTAAAAGTGGAATTACATGATAAGGCGACCCAAGACTCAAAAGGTGGCATGATCATGGGTATCGCCATTTTCACCATGCTGTATTCGGTGTTTATCTCTGGTATGAACCTAGCCATTGATACCAGTGCCGGCGAGCGAGAACGCAACTCGTTAGGGCTGCTGCTTAGCCATCCTGTCACTACTGGTCAGCTAGTGCTGTCCAAGCTATTCGCTGTAACCGCGTTTGCGATGTTGGGCTTAGTGTTGATTCTGCTTATCAGCCACTTTGCCTACCCGATGGTGCCTTGGCCGGAACTCGGCTTTAGCATCACTATCACTCCCGCCTTTATGGCAACTGTGTTGGTGATTGGTCTGCCAGTGGCGATGATGGCTGCTAGCCTGCAACTGTTTGTGTCCTTTATGGCGAAAACCTTTAAGGAAGCGCAGTCCTATCTAACGATGGTGATGTTTATACCGTTAGCACTGGCAATGAGTGCCAGTTATAATATCGCTCCAGATGTTCTGAGATGGCTGCCGGTGTCAGGTCAACAAGGCGCCTTGATGGAAGTCATTAAGGGTAAGACGCTGCCGCTGCAAGAGTTGTTAGTGTCATCAGGGGCAACGCTGGCAATCACCTTGCTGTTAGCCTTAGCGTTAACTAGGATGTTGCGCAGCGAAAACGTGGTATTTGGCCTATAA
- a CDS encoding ABC transporter ATP-binding protein, translating to MEQKALLELRNITKQFDGQTVLKGLSLTLYPGMVVGLLGTNGAGKSTLMRIALGIVTADSGDVRILDESPDRLSAKAKAAIGYVAQQPFGYEGFTVAQALNLHRSFYPEWDLALEQEWLQRFGLDGKTAVQKLSIGQRQSLALIMSMAYRPKLLLLDEPVASLDPLARRHFMADLFELALESGSAVLFSSHITSDLERVASHVALVKEGELLLMREIDELREHLRLITLATDELPALPPSIQVLGHHGRTLVIDGYQGQPIAQAQSCLPINLEQLFMELHP from the coding sequence ATGGAACAGAAGGCATTACTCGAGTTACGTAACATCACCAAGCAGTTTGACGGTCAAACTGTGCTGAAAGGGTTATCGCTAACGCTTTATCCGGGCATGGTGGTCGGTTTGTTAGGCACCAATGGCGCTGGCAAATCAACCCTGATGCGGATTGCCTTAGGCATTGTGACCGCTGATAGCGGTGATGTGCGCATCCTTGATGAATCACCAGACCGCTTGAGCGCGAAGGCGAAGGCCGCTATTGGCTATGTGGCGCAGCAGCCGTTTGGCTATGAAGGTTTTACAGTCGCGCAAGCACTGAACCTGCATCGTAGTTTTTACCCAGAGTGGGACTTGGCGCTTGAGCAAGAATGGCTGCAGCGTTTTGGGTTAGATGGCAAAACTGCGGTACAGAAGTTGTCCATCGGTCAGCGTCAATCGCTGGCGCTTATCATGTCGATGGCTTATCGCCCTAAATTACTGTTGTTGGATGAACCGGTTGCCAGTTTAGATCCGCTGGCGCGACGCCATTTTATGGCCGATCTGTTTGAGCTGGCATTGGAATCAGGCTCAGCAGTGTTATTTTCCTCGCACATCACCTCAGACCTAGAGCGGGTTGCCAGCCATGTGGCCTTGGTCAAGGAAGGGGAATTACTGCTGATGCGCGAAATTGATGAGCTGCGGGAGCATCTGCGCCTTATCACCCTTGCTACGGATGAATTGCCTGCGTTACCGCCATCAATTCAGGTATTGGGACATCATGGGCGCACCTTAGTGATTGATGGTTATCAAGGGCAGCCGATCGCCCAAGCGCAGAGTTGCTTGCCCATCAATTTGGAGCAGCTGTTTATGGAGTTGCACCCATGA
- a CDS encoding YjbH domain-containing protein, whose amino-acid sequence MQVSKLLTLTGLLLPCSASWGAWYDQVTPTRNDFGGIGLMQMPTARMAPDGDMSINYTRVSPYVFGAVNFQPLPWMSTSIRYVSVTNRLYGPESLSGDQSYKDKGFDVKFRLLEEGYYLPDVAVGFQDIGGTGLFSSEYLSATKRVGPFDFTLGMAWGYLGNAGDIQNPLCQVADRMCNRVGYANNINDTGTVSFNNFFRGDRVGLFAGVEYQTPWQPLTLKLEWDGNDYQHEPQNNNQPQDSRFNVGMVLKPTNYLDLKLSYERGNTLSFGFTLHTNLINDVMLYKKDPPVRALATQPEDQSWDKVAKALGKDAGFYPRKIYQNNQQVIIEGVQGKYLDREKADTRAAAILYNVTDLGTREYLFIEESGGMPVVETSVSRKALAEKLNFEHDFNESPKLTDVRAPQAPIGDEVWHRPTSSGWGYYVNPGFTQSLGGPDGFLLYQFNLRGGLRYSFNDSLEVSGNLALNLFNNFDKFKYDAPSNLPRVRTYIREYLTQSDVGISELQATWFNNFGSNWYSQVYAGYLEYMYGGVGGELLYRPFGKDYAFGVDLNAVKQRDFNQLFGFRDYETVTGHVSFYYELPWYNLHTQVDVGRYLAKDLGATFTAYREFDNGVRLGAYATFTDVSSEEYGEGSFTKGVFLQIPFDVFSTRSSLSRASFGWSPLTRDGGQKLGHKYSLYYMTEQRGAKAVNAREK is encoded by the coding sequence ATGCAAGTTTCTAAGCTGTTAACCCTCACCGGTTTACTTTTGCCTTGTTCCGCCTCTTGGGGCGCATGGTATGATCAAGTTACGCCGACGCGTAACGACTTCGGTGGCATTGGCTTAATGCAGATGCCGACCGCTCGAATGGCGCCAGACGGCGATATGAGCATCAACTACACTCGGGTCAGTCCTTATGTTTTTGGTGCGGTTAACTTTCAGCCGCTGCCTTGGATGAGCACCTCGATTCGCTATGTTAGTGTGACCAACCGTCTCTATGGTCCAGAATCTTTATCTGGCGATCAATCTTATAAAGACAAAGGGTTTGATGTTAAATTTCGGCTGCTAGAAGAGGGTTACTATCTACCTGATGTTGCTGTCGGTTTCCAAGACATTGGTGGTACTGGGCTATTTTCAAGTGAATACTTGAGTGCAACTAAACGGGTTGGTCCATTTGATTTCACCTTAGGAATGGCGTGGGGTTATTTAGGTAATGCGGGGGATATTCAAAACCCGCTGTGCCAAGTAGCTGACCGAATGTGTAACCGGGTTGGATATGCTAATAATATCAATGATACGGGGACCGTCAGTTTCAACAATTTCTTCCGTGGTGATCGTGTCGGGCTTTTTGCTGGTGTCGAATATCAGACTCCATGGCAGCCATTGACGCTCAAGCTGGAATGGGATGGTAATGATTATCAGCATGAGCCACAGAATAACAATCAACCTCAGGACTCTCGATTCAACGTCGGTATGGTGTTAAAGCCGACAAATTATCTGGATCTGAAGCTATCCTACGAACGCGGTAATACCTTGTCTTTCGGCTTTACCCTGCATACTAATCTGATCAACGATGTCATGTTGTATAAGAAAGATCCGCCGGTGAGAGCATTAGCTACGCAACCAGAAGATCAATCATGGGACAAAGTTGCCAAAGCTTTGGGTAAAGATGCAGGATTCTACCCACGTAAGATCTATCAAAATAATCAACAAGTGATTATTGAAGGTGTTCAGGGTAAATATCTCGATCGTGAAAAAGCAGATACCCGCGCTGCGGCCATTTTGTATAACGTCACAGACTTAGGTACTCGCGAGTACCTCTTTATTGAAGAGTCTGGTGGCATGCCGGTAGTAGAAACTAGCGTGTCACGTAAAGCGTTAGCGGAGAAGCTCAACTTTGAACATGATTTTAATGAATCGCCAAAGCTGACCGATGTTCGTGCACCACAAGCGCCAATCGGAGATGAAGTCTGGCACAGGCCGACCTCTTCAGGCTGGGGATACTACGTTAACCCAGGATTTACTCAATCCTTGGGTGGGCCTGACGGCTTCCTGTTGTACCAATTTAACTTACGTGGTGGATTGCGTTATAGCTTTAACGACAGTCTTGAAGTCAGTGGTAACTTAGCGCTTAACCTCTTCAATAACTTTGATAAGTTTAAGTACGATGCTCCAAGTAATCTGCCGCGAGTGCGTACTTATATTCGTGAATACCTGACCCAATCAGATGTGGGCATCAGTGAGTTACAAGCCACTTGGTTTAACAATTTTGGTAGTAACTGGTACAGCCAAGTCTATGCTGGCTATTTGGAATATATGTACGGCGGCGTTGGCGGCGAATTGCTCTACCGACCATTTGGTAAAGATTATGCCTTCGGTGTGGATCTCAACGCAGTGAAGCAGCGTGACTTTAATCAGCTGTTCGGTTTTAGAGATTATGAAACCGTGACTGGTCACGTCAGTTTCTACTATGAGTTGCCTTGGTATAACTTGCATACCCAAGTGGATGTTGGTCGTTATCTGGCTAAGGATTTAGGCGCAACTTTCACTGCATATCGCGAGTTTGATAACGGTGTGCGTTTAGGTGCCTATGCGACGTTCACCGACGTTAGCTCTGAAGAATATGGTGAAGGTAGCTTTACCAAAGGTGTATTCCTGCAGATCCCATTTGATGTTTTCTCAACTCGTAGCTCATTGAGCCGCGCCAGCTTTGGTTGGTCGCCTTTGACTCGTGATGGTGGTCAGAAGCTAGGACATAAATATTCGCTCTACTATATGACTGAGCAACGCGGTGCCAAAGCGGTGAATGCCCGCGAAAAATAA
- a CDS encoding YjbF family lipoprotein: protein MAYQTFKDAISDPPSYEISASDLANIPYATIYGQLGDGPQAVIVLAYAKGDQRQWLTAQKESLITAHGRLIQTAGLSQNLAGLTFETADPLTLPLTQLDGAVASGYLDLLPSYRFGMKFDSRFVVKRREQVQLGPNTQELTLIEETFTIPEVHYQVVNKYWLDDRGLVWKSEQAPSPDLPVFRITLLKPFSGDLS, encoded by the coding sequence ATGGCATATCAGACGTTTAAAGACGCCATTTCTGACCCACCTAGTTATGAAATATCAGCCTCAGATTTAGCGAACATTCCTTATGCGACCATATATGGTCAGTTAGGTGACGGGCCGCAGGCGGTGATTGTATTGGCGTATGCCAAAGGAGATCAGCGTCAATGGCTAACAGCTCAAAAAGAAAGTCTGATCACGGCTCATGGGCGTTTGATTCAGACTGCTGGGCTATCGCAAAATCTTGCTGGGTTAACATTTGAAACCGCTGATCCGCTTACACTTCCTTTGACGCAACTCGATGGTGCTGTGGCATCAGGTTATCTCGATCTGCTACCTAGCTATCGCTTTGGAATGAAGTTTGACAGTCGATTTGTGGTTAAAAGGCGTGAACAGGTGCAATTGGGACCCAACACCCAAGAACTTACCTTAATCGAAGAAACATTTACTATTCCAGAAGTTCACTATCAGGTGGTGAATAAATATTGGCTCGATGACCGAGGTTTAGTGTGGAAATCAGAGCAAGCGCCTTCGCCAGATTTGCCAGTTTTTCGCATCACACTACTGAAGCCTTTTAGCGGAGATTTATCATGA
- a CDS encoding circularly permuted type 2 ATP-grasp protein gives MDKLIKNYDSGDFFDELIEPSGSARPPAKQLLKYLDSLSAEELEKRRLTAEATVQEMGISFTVYTEEGNIDRAWPFDIIPRTIDAKDWAVTEAGLKQRLTALNRFIDDLYHDQNCIKDGIIPEHIIKDSKNFRPECVGVSPAFGVWAHICGTDLVRDHDGKFYVLEDNLRVPSGVSYMLENRAITKRVLPELFENDDIQPNGSYPAELFETLAALSPRKIDRPEIVVLTPGIYNSAYFEHAFLAQQMGVELVEGSDMFVGDDNCVYMKTIYGPERVDVIYRRIDDLFIDPEAFNPESVLGVPGLMRAWKAGNVALANAPGAGVADDKVVYAYVPALIRYYLNEEPILPNVETYLCEDPEQQAFVLANLDKLVVKPANESGGYGMLVGPHSTKKEQQTFAELIKANPRNYIAQPTLKLSTAPTLIGTGALEPRHLDLRPFILQSRNTYVTTGGLTRVAMKKGSLVVNSSQGGGSKDTWIVETKGE, from the coding sequence ATGGATAAACTAATAAAAAATTATGACTCTGGTGATTTTTTCGATGAACTTATCGAACCATCAGGCTCAGCCCGCCCACCCGCAAAGCAACTCCTTAAATATCTTGATTCACTTTCCGCAGAAGAACTCGAAAAGCGGCGTTTGACCGCAGAAGCCACAGTGCAGGAGATGGGGATCAGCTTTACGGTATATACCGAAGAGGGCAACATCGACCGCGCTTGGCCGTTTGACATTATTCCGCGCACCATTGACGCCAAGGATTGGGCGGTGACTGAAGCAGGTCTGAAGCAGCGTCTGACCGCCCTCAACCGTTTTATTGATGACCTCTACCACGATCAAAACTGCATCAAAGATGGCATCATTCCTGAGCACATCATCAAAGACTCGAAGAATTTCCGCCCAGAATGTGTTGGTGTTTCACCGGCGTTTGGGGTGTGGGCCCATATCTGTGGTACTGATTTGGTACGCGATCACGATGGTAAATTTTATGTGCTAGAGGACAACCTGCGGGTGCCGTCAGGTGTGTCTTACATGCTAGAAAACCGCGCCATTACCAAACGGGTGTTGCCAGAGCTGTTTGAAAACGATGATATTCAGCCAAACGGTTCTTATCCGGCTGAGCTGTTTGAAACTCTGGCCGCCTTATCACCGCGCAAAATTGATCGTCCAGAAATTGTGGTACTGACGCCCGGCATTTATAACTCCGCCTATTTCGAGCATGCGTTTTTAGCACAGCAGATGGGCGTTGAGTTGGTGGAAGGTAGCGATATGTTTGTCGGTGACGACAACTGCGTCTACATGAAAACCATCTACGGCCCAGAGCGGGTTGATGTGATTTATCGTCGTATCGATGATCTATTTATCGACCCTGAAGCCTTTAATCCAGAGTCAGTGCTCGGTGTGCCGGGGCTGATGCGGGCATGGAAAGCGGGCAACGTCGCGCTTGCCAACGCGCCGGGTGCTGGTGTCGCCGATGACAAAGTGGTTTATGCCTATGTGCCAGCGCTGATCCGCTACTACTTGAATGAAGAGCCGATTCTACCGAACGTGGAAACCTATCTGTGTGAAGATCCAGAGCAGCAAGCGTTCGTGTTAGCCAATTTAGATAAGCTAGTGGTTAAACCTGCTAACGAATCAGGTGGCTATGGCATGTTAGTTGGGCCTCACTCAACAAAAAAAGAGCAGCAAACCTTTGCTGAACTGATCAAAGCCAATCCGCGCAATTACATCGCGCAACCAACGCTGAAGCTCTCCACCGCGCCCACTCTGATTGGAACGGGAGCATTGGAGCCACGCCACCTCGATCTGCGCCCCTTTATTCTGCAAAGCCGCAACACCTATGTCACCACCGGTGGCTTAACCCGCGTGGCGATGAAAAAAGGTTCCTTGGTCGTTAATTCGTCACAAGGCGGTGGTAGTAAAGACACATGGATCGTTGAGACCAAAGGAGAGTAA
- a CDS encoding ABC transporter ATP-binding protein — MIQVNNISKKIGKVQALDDLSFCAEDGMITGLLGPNGAGKTTCLRTVFGLLKPDSGSAEIDGIDVAKHPVAAKAQLGLFPDPFGLYERLSPREYISYFAKLSGMSSRDAKQATSEVLAKLRMDDIADRRCKGFSQGQRMKTALAQAIVHKPTNIILDEPTRGLDVMSTRVLRDLLFDLKQQGHCVLFSSHVMQEVAALCDRVIVMANGKVAAIGSPQELCERTGKDSLEEAFIQLIGTDEGIAA; from the coding sequence ATGATTCAGGTAAACAATATCAGTAAAAAAATTGGCAAAGTACAAGCGCTGGATGACCTGAGTTTTTGTGCCGAAGACGGCATGATCACTGGCCTGCTCGGCCCTAATGGCGCGGGCAAAACCACTTGTTTACGTACTGTGTTTGGCCTACTTAAGCCTGACAGCGGTAGTGCGGAAATCGATGGCATTGATGTGGCCAAACACCCAGTGGCGGCCAAAGCGCAATTGGGATTGTTTCCGGATCCGTTTGGTTTGTATGAACGCCTGTCTCCGAGAGAATACATCAGTTACTTTGCTAAATTATCTGGCATGAGCAGCCGTGACGCCAAGCAAGCCACCAGCGAAGTATTGGCTAAACTGCGCATGGATGATATCGCTGATCGCCGTTGCAAAGGTTTTTCTCAAGGGCAACGGATGAAAACCGCATTGGCTCAAGCGATTGTACATAAACCAACCAATATCATTCTTGATGAACCCACTCGCGGTTTGGATGTAATGAGCACGCGGGTACTGCGCGATCTGCTGTTCGATTTAAAACAGCAAGGCCATTGTGTGCTGTTCTCCAGTCACGTAATGCAAGAGGTTGCAGCACTGTGTGACCGAGTCATTGTGATGGCCAACGGCAAAGTAGCCGCTATCGGTAGTCCGCAGGAATTATGCGAACGGACGGGCAAAGATTCACTGGAAGAAGCCTTTATTCAATTGATTGGCACCGATGAGGGGATTGCCGCATGA